A stretch of Leptospira perdikensis DNA encodes these proteins:
- a CDS encoding nucleotide pyrophosphohydrolase: MRWRKNLGNDDITLNQLQSEVDDWIQTIGVRYFSELTNLSILMEEVGELSRLMARKFGDQSFKVGESADNIPGEIGDILFVLTCLANQMGISLQDAIQTTIQKNTKRDINRHKNNPKL; the protein is encoded by the coding sequence ATGCGTTGGAGAAAAAACTTGGGAAACGATGATATCACTCTAAACCAATTACAGTCCGAGGTTGATGATTGGATTCAGACCATTGGGGTTAGATATTTTTCCGAACTCACTAATTTATCGATCCTAATGGAAGAAGTAGGTGAACTTTCTAGGCTTATGGCAAGAAAATTCGGAGATCAGTCTTTCAAAGTTGGAGAGTCTGCAGACAATATCCCCGGTGAAATTGGTGACATTTTATTTGTACTGACTTGTTTAGCAAACCAGATGGGGATCTCTTTGCAAGATGCCATCCAAACCACGATTCAAAAAAATACAAAACGCGATATCAATCGACACAAAAACAATCCTAAACTCTAA
- a CDS encoding SGNH/GDSL hydrolase family protein, whose protein sequence is MNLLKETISFLTDKKLVVAILFLLTFETILQFGFYKPFLKKNSYASNINRVTEHVVSKRDVLDPDILIVGTSVAFEGISVRILNEKLQKSGWKTQSIAVRGSELVVQHRILEEYLQKFPNVKIILHVMEPGMPWVDRNYVVDPTLAMLSELGNFKAIPTVLNFEYNLQFPNYLYLIFKSVAYRKDLSDFVINFNERLKAISRNNKNPNTNPWDYENNHPESIDEYNLSSVDDCLNRLALNLPLEIPKASNPDHRRMLFETCGIASVVPQDSNATEDTKRYFRRLKKMYDFIGNQNIHIINVFAPYSDVIRKVNNAGRMKVWQDGLAEALSSHQTLDQMDLQDSLGATNGKYCFDLIHLNEAGMKEFSGILADALEKKLGKR, encoded by the coding sequence ATGAACTTACTAAAAGAAACCATCTCATTTCTTACTGATAAAAAGTTAGTAGTGGCAATTTTGTTTTTACTAACATTCGAAACCATACTTCAATTTGGATTTTACAAACCTTTCTTAAAGAAGAATTCCTACGCATCCAATATCAACCGGGTTACCGAACATGTTGTATCCAAACGAGATGTTTTAGATCCAGATATTTTGATTGTCGGGACCTCCGTTGCCTTTGAAGGGATTAGTGTTCGGATCCTCAATGAAAAACTCCAAAAATCAGGTTGGAAAACTCAATCGATTGCAGTCCGTGGCTCCGAACTTGTTGTTCAACACAGAATTTTAGAAGAATATTTACAAAAGTTTCCCAATGTAAAAATCATCCTACACGTTATGGAACCAGGTATGCCTTGGGTTGATAGAAACTATGTCGTAGACCCTACCTTGGCGATGTTATCTGAACTTGGAAATTTTAAAGCAATCCCAACCGTTCTCAATTTTGAATACAATCTCCAATTTCCAAACTACCTATATCTTATCTTCAAATCAGTTGCGTATCGTAAAGATTTGTCTGACTTTGTTATCAATTTCAATGAGCGACTAAAAGCAATTTCCAGAAATAATAAAAACCCAAATACTAATCCTTGGGATTATGAAAACAATCATCCTGAATCGATTGATGAATACAATCTATCTAGTGTAGATGATTGTTTGAACCGACTGGCCTTAAATCTTCCATTGGAAATACCTAAAGCTTCCAACCCAGACCATAGACGAATGTTATTTGAAACTTGTGGTATTGCCAGTGTAGTCCCACAAGATTCAAATGCCACAGAAGATACCAAAAGGTATTTTAGAAGATTAAAAAAAATGTATGATTTTATTGGGAACCAAAACATCCATATCATCAATGTCTTCGCACCTTATTCCGATGTGATTCGAAAAGTAAACAATGCAGGTAGAATGAAAGTATGGCAAGATGGATTGGCGGAAGCCTTATCTTCCCACCAAACTTTAGACCAAATGGATCTACAAGATTCCCTCGGTGCCACTAACGGCAAATACTGTTTTGATTTAATCCATTTAAATGAAGCGGGTATGAAAGAATTTTCTGGAATCCTTGCTGATGCGTTGGAGAAAAAACTTGGGAAACGATGA
- a CDS encoding Kelch repeat-containing protein, whose translation MFPSEYRNLYDQKSVEGIFMNAFFYSNPFSCNTNTNGKSLGNVDQILLQCNRELASLDTNYLAESNQSVFSNIQFSKIDSDRLLITFDPLTSDGRYELHLSGIVSYAGETLLDDRLPIIIDTQIPTVTLNGYIPITDYTFFSSRYWDFISSEPLANFAPPILSGSLASSVVLRSVQKVTETTYRVYFETNFTSNGPGSLTLQFSNSKDNASNVVSNSLTVQFIGLVQGPYLNHGRSEFDAFQNDNGDVIAIYGYHSSAEILRKGATSFVLTNPSLPESLRGERGVMLDGKNLLITGGLQSATAYASTTSYIFDTETTAFTPTGSMNGPRHLHNIVKLQDGKVIILGGIRDYAPTPPAFFTSSNTAELYDPATGTFREITNRMMTPRSFSCSVLLDDGRVLVIGGTDGIFAPKDTTEFYDPNTETFSWGPTLPVPVGALKCMKLLDGNVLIYGAQLSNLNNSTMLFDKTRNQIFTIANSKIRREWSIASELPDGGILFYGGGYRYNTSEPSRTMEKLDYGKSNSFFDMGMSKHSVCKHSGVKFSDGTLFFLGGEVGGLFHHETEYYGLSH comes from the coding sequence ATGTTTCCTTCCGAATATCGAAATTTGTACGATCAAAAATCGGTAGAGGGAATCTTCATGAATGCATTTTTTTATTCAAATCCCTTTAGTTGTAATACAAATACAAATGGGAAATCTCTTGGTAATGTAGATCAGATTCTTCTGCAATGTAACAGAGAACTTGCAAGTTTAGATACTAACTATCTTGCAGAGTCTAACCAAAGTGTTTTTTCAAACATTCAATTTTCTAAAATTGATTCTGATCGACTGCTGATCACTTTTGATCCTTTAACATCTGATGGTCGTTATGAATTGCATCTCTCTGGGATTGTTTCGTATGCGGGAGAAACTTTGCTTGATGATAGACTCCCCATTATCATCGACACACAAATCCCGACGGTTACTCTGAACGGATATATACCCATTACAGATTATACTTTTTTTTCTTCCAGATACTGGGATTTTATTAGTTCGGAACCATTGGCCAATTTTGCACCACCAATCCTTAGCGGATCCCTGGCTTCTTCTGTAGTACTGCGTTCCGTACAAAAAGTAACTGAAACAACTTACCGAGTATACTTTGAAACCAATTTTACTTCGAACGGACCAGGTTCGCTTACCTTACAATTTTCGAATTCAAAGGACAATGCATCCAATGTTGTTTCAAATTCCCTTACAGTCCAATTCATTGGACTTGTACAGGGTCCATACTTAAACCATGGTAGATCTGAATTTGATGCGTTTCAAAACGACAATGGCGACGTAATTGCTATTTACGGATATCATTCTAGTGCTGAAATTTTAAGAAAAGGAGCCACTAGTTTTGTCCTGACAAATCCGAGCTTACCAGAAAGTCTTCGCGGGGAAAGGGGGGTCATGTTGGATGGAAAAAACCTACTCATCACTGGAGGACTTCAATCTGCAACTGCTTATGCATCAACTACTAGTTATATTTTTGATACAGAAACAACAGCCTTTACTCCTACTGGGAGTATGAACGGACCCAGACATTTACATAATATAGTAAAACTTCAAGATGGAAAAGTGATCATACTTGGTGGGATTCGCGATTATGCACCTACACCACCCGCATTTTTTACTTCCTCGAATACTGCTGAGTTGTATGATCCGGCAACAGGTACCTTTAGGGAAATTACGAATCGAATGATGACACCAAGATCGTTTTCTTGTTCTGTATTACTAGATGATGGTAGGGTTCTCGTGATTGGTGGGACAGACGGGATTTTTGCACCCAAAGATACGACGGAGTTTTATGATCCAAATACCGAAACTTTTTCATGGGGTCCAACGTTACCAGTTCCTGTTGGTGCGTTAAAATGTATGAAATTGTTAGATGGGAATGTTTTGATTTATGGTGCGCAGTTGTCCAACTTAAACAACTCTACAATGTTATTTGATAAAACAAGGAATCAAATATTCACAATAGCAAATTCAAAAATCCGCAGGGAATGGAGTATTGCATCTGAACTTCCCGATGGAGGGATTTTGTTTTATGGTGGGGGTTATCGTTACAATACGAGTGAACCAAGTCGAACTATGGAAAAACTAGATTACGGAAAGAGTAATAGCTTTTTTGATATGGGTATGTCCAAACATAGTGTATGTAAACATAGTGGGGTCAAATTTTCTGATGGGACCTTGTTTTTTCTCGGTGGAGAAGTTGGTGGATTGTTCCATCACGAAACAGAATACTACGGACTCTCTCATTAA